The following proteins are co-located in the Meriones unguiculatus strain TT.TT164.6M chromosome 4, Bangor_MerUng_6.1, whole genome shotgun sequence genome:
- the Chrnb3 gene encoding neuronal acetylcholine receptor subunit beta-3 — MTGFLLVLLVLGVILPGSWVTLTATAGLSSVAEHEDALLRHLFQGYQKWVRPVLNSSDTIKVYFGLKISQLVDVDEKNQLMTTNVWLKQEWTDQKLRWNPEEYGGINSIKVPSESLWLPDIVLFENADGRFEGSLMTKAIVKSTGMVSWTPPASYKSSCTMDVTFFPFDRQNCSMKFGSWTYDGTMVDLVLINENVDRKDFFDNGEWEILNAKGMKGSRREGFYSYPFVTYSFVLRRLPLFYTLFLIIPCLGLSFLTVLVFYLPSDEGEKLSLSTSVLVSLTVFLLVIEEIIPSSSKVIPLIGEYLLFIMIFVTLSIIVTVFVINVHHRSSSTYHPMAPWVKRLFLQRLPRWLCMKDPMDRFSFPEGKESEAAVRGKVLRKKKQPPTDGERVLVTFLEKAAESIRYISRHVKKEHFISQVVQDWKFVAQVLDRIFLWLFLIVSVVGSVLIFIPALKMWLH; from the exons ATGACAGGCTTCCTGCTGGTCCTTTTGGTTCTTGGTGTCATTCTTCCAG GTTCCTGGGTGACTCTTACGGCCACTGCAGGACTCAGCTCAGTAGCTGAACATGAAGACGCGCTCCTCAGACATCTGTTCCAAGGCTATCAAAAATGGGTTCGCCCCGTGTTGAATTCCAGTGACACCATAAAAGTCTATTTTGGCTTGAAGATATCTCAGCTTGTGGATGTG GATGAAAAGAATCAGCTGATGACAACGAATGTGTGGCTCAAGCAG GAATGGACAGATCAAAAATTacgctggaatcctgaagaataTGGTGGCATTAACTCGATCAAGGTTCCATCGGAATCGCTGTGGCTTCCTGACATAGTTCTCTTTGAAAA TGCTGATGGGCGTTTTGAAGGCTCCCTCATGACTAAGGCCATTGTGAAATCCACTGGCATGGTCAGCTGGACTCCTCCTGCCAGCTACAAAAGCTCCTGCACCATGGATGTCACATTTTTCCCGTTCGACAGGCAGAACTGCTCAATGAAGTTTGGATCCTGGACTTACGATGGTACCATGGTTGACCTCGTTCTGATCAATGAAAATGTTGACCGGAAAGACTTTTTTGATAATGGAGAGTGGGAGATACTAAACGCAAAGGGGATGAAGGGCAGCAGAAGAGAAGGTTTCTATTCCTACCCATTTGTTACCTACTCCTTTGTTCTGAGACGCCTGCCATTGTTTTACACTCTCTTCTTGATAATCCCCTGCCTGGGGCTGTCTTTTCTCACAGTCCTGGTGTTCTACTTACCTTCCGACGAAGGGGAAAAACTTTCATTATCCACCTCAGTTTTGGTCTCTTTGACAGTGTTTCTTTTAGTCATTGAAGAAATAATCCCGTCTTCTTCAAAAGTCATCCCTCTCATCGGCGAGTACCTCCTCTTCATTATGATTTTTGTCACCCTGTCAATTATCGTCACGGTTTTTGTAATTAATGTGCACCACAGATCTTCTTCAACATACCATCCCATGGCCCCCTGGGTGAAGAGGCTGTTTCTGCAAAGACTCCCAAGATGGCTTTGCATGAAGGACCCCATGGACCGCTTCTCTTTCCCTGAAGGAAAGGAGAGTGAAGCAGCAGTGAGGGGGAAAGTCCTCAGGAAAAAGAAACAGCCTCCTACAGATGGAGAAAGGGTTCTGGTCACTTTTCTGGAAAAGGCCGCCGAGTCCATCAGATACATTTCGAGGCATGTCAAGAAGGAACATTTCATCAGCCAG gtAGTACAAGACTGGAAATTTGTGGCTCAAGTTCTTGACCGCATCTTCCTGTGGCTCTTTCTGATAGTTTCAGTTGTGGGCTCCGTTCTGATTTTTATTCCAGCCTTGAAGATGTGGCTACATTGA